Proteins found in one Zea mays cultivar B73 chromosome 1, Zm-B73-REFERENCE-NAM-5.0, whole genome shotgun sequence genomic segment:
- the LOC100276776 gene encoding uncharacterized protein LOC100276776 translates to MSKRTFSPFTARHRLQDSSRHRLQPPSSPSPQKRLELKRGSSASSPKALAALFRLLASRPRATTCRQTLSPSLHPKTREAMVDAWWPLLGAAIPALVAGQFVRIKRRRDEEQRLKAARGREKSSDEVFVCERVCTSKRMLKKVGAFSKDPIPETCVTVCGVSELDACADACARTVCVNQHQVPNWNDVCLKRCQSECLKLSSNLM, encoded by the exons ATGTCGAAACGAACTTTCAGCCCATTTACAGCCCGACACCGTCTCCAGGACTCCAGCCGACACCGTCTTCAGCCACCATCATCTCCTTCGCCGCAGAAGAGATTGGAGCTGAAGAGAGGAAGCAGCGCGTCCTCGCCTAAAGCCCTCGCCGCCCTCTTTCGGCTCCTCGCCTCTCGTCCACGCGCGACGACGTGTCGGCAAACACTCAGTCCATCACTCCATCCCAAG ACTCGCGAGGCGATGGTGGACGCGTGGTGGCCTCTGCTGGGCGCGGCGATCCCGGCGCTGGTGGCGGGTCAGTTTGTCCGCATCAAGCGCCGCCGCGACGAGGAGCAGCGCCTCAAGGCGGCGCGCGGGCGGGAGAAGAGCTCCGACGAGGTATTCGTCTGCGAGCGCGTGTGCACCTCCAAGCGTATGCTCAAGAAGGTAGGGGCCTTCTCCAAGGACCCCATACCGGAGACCTGCGTCACCGTCTGCGGCGTCTCTGAACTCGACGCCTGCGCCGACGCTTGCGCGCGCACCGTCTGCGTCAACCAGCACCAGGTGCCCAATTGGAACGACGTCTGCCTCAAGAGGTGCCAGAGCGAGTGTCTCAAACTCTCCTCAAACCTCATGTAA
- the LOC100502400 gene encoding uncharacterized protein LOC100502400, with product MLRRVLLLRHFQHHRHRLRLLSTTPTPHASPSTSASSLPIAATPAAPHHLAPHRGGARRLAPLLAFSSLSLAAAGAVYLTTDNLEDTLQRSRDSAGRVVERMQHTWTAARVLWKSLLSVLSSANHEVRSGFELRVAALLADIAAASAARRTAIVSAGGGAVLDWLLESVVRGATQAEAARALAHLLADPWVAPAVLGRPHAVPCLLHFIFSFQPTRGKKKSSFDGLDHSKGRSMLVAALMDIITSNCDNADYSSFKPLLPADADTRDIATAIEVIEQGGMHFDDHEDNSSNDGDSGLKGIGIKVLGGTTVLGFSRGNNSLELDNSDYDTMDVSYDSSRSVVEQSTAESPLLRKLSSSAVPGLWDDLQREHVAVPFATWALANWAIASDLNRTLVQELDSDGHAVATALKAAERTVKWHGTLVARALLEDQNLALAPSVPDWCSSLLSTASQATANDDMPLGQLSLSTFLLSMMRCNESKFVIRQKGLHPLRSIAKKIENQNGQNSMKESIASALSLLYAGEVPLSLEESQRWSGILLRWLFDKSVSNKTHLTAMKILSCILEDYGPASVPISQGWLALVLSEILGDNKAQGSKGTTQPEPEKVKNPVDYHNASTATQVLNQLGSAVVKLASTQSNCEPGSDDKDKGPLSDFLSLEPFATVLKNMNKKNLPKFDAADSASATLKGIKALAELCSEDGACQKRIADLGALPLLRHILLGDDYEKLAAIEAYDASRTREVQDKNVAPNVSSTDATTDPSSVRVPPAAHIRRHAGRLLTILSLLPNSKKEIISDAVWCKWLEDCASGRIPCNDIKLKSYCRLTLLNILCSESPNTRKASDEYPDSESEYKRNCPQFGDALFLLNPELPLEVHVDNSGFGILRVSRDNCKEDGGIGGSGSETVNSVDDAEAASKSVPLMDVVFVHGLRGGPFNSWRIADDKSSTTKAGLVESIDEDAGKEGTCWPREWLAADFPQARFFTVKYKTNLTQWTGASLPLQEVSSMLLRKLVAAGIGSRPVIFVTHSMGGLVVKQLLYQAKLNNYDKFLNNTIGLVFYSCPHFGSKLADMPWRMGLVFRPAPSIGELRSGSPRLVELNDFVRQRHNKGFLDVLSFSETQVTPIVEGYGGWALRMEIVPIESAYPGFGELVVLPSTDHINSCKPVNKNDPSYAETLAFLEKNFKLCLERAES from the exons ATGCTACGACGCGTCCTCCTCCTCCGCCATTTCCAGCACCACCGCCATCGGCTCCGCCTGCTCTCCACAACCCCCACCCCACACGCCTCCCCCTCCACCTCGGCCTCCTCCCTCCCGATCGCCGCCACGCCCGCGGCGCCGCACCACCTCGCGCCCCATCGCGGGGGCGCGCGCCGCCTCGCCCCGCTCCtcgccttctcctctctctccctcgccgcTGCGGGCGCGGTTTACCTCACTACCGACAACCTCGAGGATACGCTGCAGCGGTCCAGGGACTCTGCGGGCCGCGTCGTGGAGCGGATGCAGCACACGTGGACGGCAGCGCGGGTGCTCTGGAAGTCGCTCCTGTCCGTGCTCTCGTCCGCCAACCATGAGGTGCGGTCCGGGTTCGAGCTGCGGGTCGCCGCGCTGCTCGCCGACATCGCGGCCGCCAGCGCCGCTCGCCGCACGGCCATCGTTTCTGCGGGCGGCGGCGCCGTCCTCGACTGGCTGCTCGAGAGCGTCGTGCGGGGGGCCACGCAGGCCGAGGCTGCCAGGGCGCTCGCGCACCTGCTGGCCGACCCCTGGGTCGCGCCCGCCGTTCTCGGCCGCCCGCACGCTGTGCCATGCCTTCTCCACTTCATCTTCTCATTCCAGCCCACGCGCGGCAAGAAG aaatcttcatttgatggtttaGATCATTCTAAAGGGAGGAGCATGCTTGTGGCTGCACTTATGGATATAATCACTTCTAACTGCGATAATGCAGACTATTCGTCCTTTAAGCCTTTGTTGCCTGCTGATGCTGATACAAGAGATATTGCAACAGCAATTGAAGTTATTGAGCAAGGGGGGATGCATTTTGATGACCATGAGGATAATAGCAGTAATGATGGTGACTCTGGATTAAAGGGGATAGGGATTAAGGTGCTTGGTGGAACCACGGTATTGGGGTTCTCTAGAGGAAATAACTCATTGGAGTTGGATAACTCAGACTATGATACTATGGATGTATCATATGATAGTAGTAGATCCGTGGTGGAACAGAGTACTGCCGAGTCTCCACTACTTAGGAAATTAAGCTCCTCTGCTGTTCCAGGGCTTTGGGATGACTTACAGAGGGAACATGTAGCTGTACCTTTTGCTACATGGGCTCTTGCAAACTGGGCTATAGCATCAGATCTGAATCGCACTCTTGTTCAAGAACTTGATAGTGATGGACATGCAGTTGCAACTGCGTTGAAAGCAGCCGAAAGAACTGTTAAATGGCATGGAACTCTGGTGGCTCGAGCTCTTTTAGAAGACCAGAATTTGGCCTTGGCTCCATCAGTTCCTGATTGGTGCTCTAGTCTTCTTTCTACAGCTTCTCAGGCTACTGCAAATGATGACATGCCATTGGGTCAACTGTCATTATCAACATTCCTATTATCTATGATGCGATGTAATGAGTCAAAATTTGTAATAAGGCAGAAGGGCCTTCATCCTCTTCGTAGTATTGCAAAAAAGATAGAAAATCAGAATGGCCAGAACAGTATGAAAGAATCAATAGCAAGTGCTCTAAGTTTGCTTTATGCTGGTGAAGTTCCTTTATCACTTGAGGAATCTCAAAGATGGTCTGGCATTCTTCTTAGATGGCTTTTTGATAAATCTGTATCAAATAAAACACATCTTACAGCCATGAAAATCCTTTCATGCATACTTGAAGATTATGGTCCAGCTTCTGTGCCAATTTCTCAGGGATGGTTAGCTCTTGTCCTTTCTGAGATTCTTGGGGACAACAAGGCCCAAGGTTCAAAAGGAACGACACAGCCTGAACCAGAGAAAGTGAAG AATCCGGTTGATTACCATAATGCTTCAACTGCAACTCAGGTCCTGAATCAATTAGGTAGTGCTGTTGTTAAATTAGCAAGCACCCAATCGAACTGTGAGCCTGGGTCTGATGACAAAGATAAAGGACCACTTTCTGATTTTCTATCTCTTGAGCCATTTGCTACAGTTCTAAAGAATATGAACAAAAAGAATCTGCCCAAATTTGATGCCGCTGACTCAGCATCAGCAACGCTCAAGGGAATAAAAGCTCTAGCTGAGCTTTGTTCTGAGGATGGTGCATGCCAAAAGAGAATAGCTGATTTAGGAGCTCTTCCCTTGTTGAGGCACATCCTCTTGGGTGATGATTATGAGAAACTTGCTGCAATTGAAGCATATGATGCATCTCGTACTCGAGAAGTGCAAGACAAGAACGTGGCTCCTAATGTTTCGTCTACTGATGCTACCACTGATCCCTCAAGTGTACGGGTTCCTCCTGCAGCACATATCCGAAGGCATGCTGGGAGGCTGCTTACCATTCTCTCTCTTCTACCTAATTCAAAGAAGGAAATTATTTCTGATGCTGTATGGTGCAAATGGCTCGAGGATTGTGCTAGTGGGCGAATTCCCTGCAATGATATAAAACTAAAAAGTTACTGCAGGTTAACATTATTGAATATATTATGTTCTGAGAGTCCAAATACAAGAAAAGCCTCTGATGAATATCCTGACTCAGAAAGTGAGTATAAAAGAAACTGTCCCCAGTTTGGAGATGCACTTTTCTTGCTAAATCCAGAGTTACCTCTTGAAGTTCATGTGGACAACAGTGGTTTTGGGATTTTAAGAGTTTCAAGAGATAATTGTAAGGAAGATGGAGGTATTGGAGGCTCTGGCTCTGAAACTGTGAACTCTGTAGATGATGCTGAAGCTGCATCCAAAAGTGTCCCTTTGATGGATGTTGTGTTTGTTCATGGCCTTCGTGGCGGCCCATTCAACTCATGGCGAATTGCTGATGACAAATCATCAACTACCAAAGCTGGTTTAGTGGAAAGCATTGACGAGGATGCTGGGAAAGAGGGTACATGCTGGCCAAGAGAATGGCTTGCGGCAGATTTTCCTCAAGCACGTTTTTTTACAGTAAAATACAAG ACAAATTTGACCCAATGGACTGGAGCCAGCTTGCCTCTTCAG GAGGTGAGCTCTATGCTGCTGAGGAAGTTGGTGGCTGCTGGGATTGGTAGTCGGCCTGTCATTTTCGTGACACATAG CATGGGAGGACTGGTGGTTAAACAGCTTTTATATCAAGCAAAGCTGAATAACTATGACAAGTTCCTGAATAATACTATTGGGCTA GTTTTCTATAGTTGTCCGCATTTTGGCAGTAAACTTGCAGACATGCCATGGCGTATGGGTTTAGTGTTTCGTCCTGCTCCTTCG ATTGGGGAGTTAAGAAGTGGGTCTCCAAGACTAGTTGAACTGAACGATTTTGTGCGTCAACGACACAACAAAGGATTTCTTGATGTTCTTAGTTTTAGTGAG ACCCAGGTCACACCGATTGTTGAAGGATATGGCGGTTGGGCACTTCGTATGGAGATAGTGCCAATTGAATCTGCATACCCAGGCTTTGGGGAGCTTGTC GTTCTACCGTCCACTGATCATATAAATTCATGTAAGCCAGTTAACAAGAACGATCCTTCTTATGCGGAAACCTTGGCATTTTTGGAGAAGAACTTCAAATTATGCCTGGAAAGAGCAGAGTCCTAG